DNA from Vibrio alfacsensis:
CCTGTCTGAGAGGCTTTGATCGCATTTTCAGCCGTATCAAGGTCCCGGATCTCGCCAAGCATGATGATATCGGGATCTTGTCGTAAAAAAGCACGCAGAGCCTCGGAGAACCCAAAGCCGATTTGGGGCTGAACTTGAACCTGATTAATGCCGGGTAAGTTGATTTCAACCGGGTCTTCTGCTGTCGCGATATTGATTTCTGGCTTGTTGAGAATGTTGAGGCCAGTATAAAGCGATACGGTTTTCCCACTGCCAGTTGGTCCCGTCATGAGGATCATCCCTTGAGGCCGTTGCAGCGCATTTAGATACAGCTGTTTTTGATGTTCGTTATAACCGAGCTTATCAATGTTTAAATCGCTGGCATTACTATGAAGTAGACGCAATACGAGCTTTTCACCAAACAAGGTTGGCAGTGTGGATACGCGTATATCAATGGCCGTTTCTTGGTTGAGTTTGAGCTTGATGCGCCCATCTTGAGGTAAGCGCCGTTCAGAGATATCGAGTCTTGATAGGATTTTTATACGGGCAGAAAGCCTGCGACTTAGGTGGCTAGGAGGTTGTTGGCTTTCGACTAAGATGCCATCACAGCGTAAGCGAACTCGATATAGATTCTCATAGGGTTCGAAATGTATATCAGAGGCAGACTTTCGTACCGCGTCCAACAAGATCTGGTGGATATAGCGACTCACCGGAGAATTGTCTTGGCTTAGGTCTTCAATATGCTCAACTTCTTCTTGGCTGATATCGACGAGATGGGCGAGTTCTTCCTGATTGATCTCCTTTAATCCAGACTTATCTTCAATAATGGCGCGGCCATATAAGCGTCGAATCGCAGAAGTGAGTTCTCTAAAATCAGCAAGAACCAATTCGACTTGCAATCCAGTCGCAAAACGAAAGTCATCTTCAGCTTGAAAGTTGGTGGGATCAGAAACCGCCAACATGAGTGTATTGTTACTTTGTCTAAGTGGTAGCGCATTGTGCCGAGTGATCAGCTCGCGAAGCCCCAATTGTTGACACAGTGCAGCATATTCGTATTGGTGAAGAGTGGTACGCGATAAACCAAATATTAGGCTCAACTGCTCCGTTATTTCGTCTGCTTGAAATAAATCACTGGTGATCAAAGCTTCTGATACAGAGAGACCAGAAGCCATGGTCTGTTGGGTTAAGGACTCTTCTTGAGCTAGGGTGATTATTCCTGCTTGGCGAAGAATCGTTAAGAGGTTGGTTTGCATATCGTTAGACAAGACTTGCGTTAAGATTTGCAGGTTTTGGGAAGTAAAGCACTCTCAACTGCAGAGTCCGCTCCAGACGCGGTGCAAGTCCATCCTCCATTGATGTTTCTTATCAACGCAAAGTCGTTGCCGACTAACTTGGGACTGGAGTCTGTGGCAAAAGTAAACCTGATTGAGCCAGACGCTGATGATGCATCTGGCTCAAATGCGATTGTGCCTTGGGGGATGACACTGGGTACTCCTAACGCTGAAGATTCTGATGCTGCTGGAAATGCACCATACTCAGCGGTATACGCTTCAACATTGGTTTTTACTCCGGTCATTAACGATAACGCAGCGGCTACTTCGGCTTTTGCTACATATTTTTGGTATTGAGGTATCGCGACCATAGCCAATACACCAATTACAGCGACAACCATCATTAGCTCAATCAGCGTAAAGCCTTTTTGTTTCATGTGTTTATTCGTTCTCATTACTTTTCCTTAAGTACAAGTGAAAGATCTTGCATGTAATCGGTGGGAAAAAGTAATGGACGCAGACAGGATTAAAAATGATAAGGGCTGGTGGGTACGAGGGAGCTAATAGTCTTTAATGGGCTATTGCAATAAATGCGCAAGGTTTTGCGAGGGGAGTTGATCGCGGAGAATTAAAAAAGAGAGCGATGTTGCTCTCTTTCTTCTTGCTTTGCAGGGCGGTCTATTTAAAACGCATTGAAAGGTCTAAGGCTTTTAAGTGTTTTGTTAGCGCGCCTACAGAGATGTAATCGACGCCAGTTTCAGCGTACTCTGCGATGGTTTCTAGCGTCACATTACCTGAGTTCTCTAATGCGGCACGATCTGCGTTGATTGCTACTGCTTCACGCATCATATCGGTAGTAAAATTATCTAACATGATGATATCTGCACCAGCTTCAATAGCTTCTTTTAATTCATCTAGGCTTTCTGTTTCTACTTCAACAGGCTTTCCTGGATTTAGCTCTTTCGCCGTCGAGATTGCTTGAGTGATGCCGCCACATGCAATGATGTGGTTCTCTTTAATTAAGTAAGCATCGAAAACACCAATTCGGTGGTTAAAGCCACCACCACATGCCACTGCATATTTGAGTGCACTACGTAGACCTGGAATAGTCTTACGCGTATCTAACAGACGACACTCAGTGTGAGCAATTCTATCTGCGTACTCTGCCGTGATGGTCGCGCAACCTGAAAGGGTTTGGATAAAGTTCATTGCGTTGCGTTCGCCTGTTAACAGATCACGAGCAGGTCCTGTTAGCGTGCAAAGTGTTTGGTTTGGTTCTACCTTATCGCCATCGTTCACGTGCCACTCAATGGTGACTTTTCCACCCAGTTGCTTGAATACTTCATCTGCCCATGCTTGACCACAGAACACACCGTGTTCGCGCGTGATGATGGTTGCAGTATTAATAGCGTCAGCTGGGATAAGCGATGCGGTGATGTCTTTATCGGCATCCAATGTGCCACCTAAATCTTCTTTTAGGGTATCGGCCACTGCACGCGTGATTTCTAGCGGAAGTTGTTGTTTTAGGTATTCTAGGCGTTCTTGGCTGTTGTGTGTGTTCTTCATCGCAAATCTTGTCTTGAAAGGGAGATGGCAACGAATGATACTCTCCGGTGGCAATAATTTCAGCAGTTAATTTGCAAAGTAGAGAGGTTGGTATGGGCCTAAAAATTGACAATGGATGGTTAATGCAAGCGAAGCATATACCATCTCCATTTTTTGATGCGCGTTTGGATAAAGAAGATATCTCTCTGCTGGTGGTCCATAACATCAGCTTACCGCCAGGCCAATTTGGTGGTCCTTATATAGAAGAGTTTTTTACTGGCAATTTGGACCCTAACGAGCACCCATTTTTTGAGGTAATTCACAAAATGGGGGTGTCGGCACATTGTTTGATTAAGCGTGATGGTGAGATTGTTCAGTTTGTTTCTTTTCTAGACCGAGCATGGCACGCTGGGCAATCAAGCTTTGCTGGCCGTGAACGTTGCAATGACTACTCGATTGGTATTGAGTTAGAGGGCACCGAATTCGTTGCTTATACAGAGGAGCAGTATCAATCACTTACAGCGTTGACCCAAGCTATTATGCATGCTTATCCTCAAATCACCTTACCTAGAATCACAGGGCATCAGTATATTGCTCCCTTGAGAAAAGCGGATCCTGGTCTGAGCTTTGACTGGATAAAGTACCGAGGGCAGTTAAAACGCGGTTTGTAGCAAAATTGTAAGTGACACTCGAGATTATTAATAAGGCATACATTTAGGTATGCCTTTTTGAATCTGACAAAAATTTCATTTGTTAATAAATAACAACACATTTTATGATTGTGTCGGTTTGGTGCAAATGCAGCACAGAAATTTCGTCTTTTCTGAATTAATTGATCAAAAGTCTCATGAACCGCAAAGTGGCTGTTCTTTTTGTAATTGGTAAGACCAATTTTATTGCTGTTTTAATGTTCATTTGTTATCGGACTGTTGGCTTGCGGCCTGTTCTATGATTTAGGTCAACTTTGGCTGGACAGTTGCGTTTTAATTATGTTAATTTCTGCATCAACTTAAAATTGGTATGACCAATTACCTGCAAGAGTAGAAGAACGATAAATATGGCTTATCAAAGGATTCGTCAGCCAAAACTCTCTGATGTTATAGAACAAGAGTTGGAAAGGTTGATTGTGGAAGGAACACTCTCTCCGGGGCAACAATTGCCACCAGAGCGCGAACTCGCCAAACAGTTCGATGTGTCTCGTCCATCTGTCCGTGAAGCCATTCAGCGCTTGGAAGCGAAGCGCTTGTTGACTCGCCGTCAAGGCGGTGGAACATTCGTTAGCGAAAACATCTGGAAAAGTTTTTCAGATCCGCTGCTGAATTTATTGTCTAGCCACTCAGAGACGCAGTTAGACCTACTTGAGTCGCGCCACGCGATGGAAGGGATTTCTGCGTACTTTGCAGCATTGCGTGGTACCGATGAAGATTTTGTTCGTATTCAGGCTTGCTTGAATCAGATCAGTGAAGAGCAAAAAGACGACAACGTTGAAGCAGAAGCGGCGGCAGTTATGCAGTTCCTTATTGCTCTAACAGAAGCTGCACAC
Protein-coding regions in this window:
- the pdhR gene encoding pyruvate dehydrogenase complex transcriptional repressor PdhR, producing the protein MAYQRIRQPKLSDVIEQELERLIVEGTLSPGQQLPPERELAKQFDVSRPSVREAIQRLEAKRLLTRRQGGGTFVSENIWKSFSDPLLNLLSSHSETQLDLLESRHAMEGISAYFAALRGTDEDFVRIQACLNQISEEQKDDNVEAEAAAVMQFLIALTEAAHNVVLLHIVRSLAPLLEQNVLQNLKLLHRREEVVEKVSKHRANIVDAIVSGQPEKAREMSHSHLAYIEETLLDLTREESRRERSLRRIQQGNES
- the pilB gene encoding type IV-A pilus assembly ATPase PilB gives rise to the protein MQTNLLTILRQAGIITLAQEESLTQQTMASGLSVSEALITSDLFQADEITEQLSLIFGLSRTTLHQYEYAALCQQLGLRELITRHNALPLRQSNNTLMLAVSDPTNFQAEDDFRFATGLQVELVLADFRELTSAIRRLYGRAIIEDKSGLKEINQEELAHLVDISQEEVEHIEDLSQDNSPVSRYIHQILLDAVRKSASDIHFEPYENLYRVRLRCDGILVESQQPPSHLSRRLSARIKILSRLDISERRLPQDGRIKLKLNQETAIDIRVSTLPTLFGEKLVLRLLHSNASDLNIDKLGYNEHQKQLYLNALQRPQGMILMTGPTGSGKTVSLYTGLNILNKPEINIATAEDPVEINLPGINQVQVQPQIGFGFSEALRAFLRQDPDIIMLGEIRDLDTAENAIKASQTGHLVLSTLHTNSTAETIIRLSNMGIERFNLAGSLSLIIAQRLARKLCSHCKIPQPLDAQLQHIGIVATDLIYQANPDGCNECTLGYSGRTGIYEMMHFDESLSEALMTGASIHEIEKLAIANGMQTLQMSGIEKLRQGVTSLSELKRVLHF
- the ampD gene encoding 1,6-anhydro-N-acetylmuramyl-L-alanine amidase AmpD yields the protein MGLKIDNGWLMQAKHIPSPFFDARLDKEDISLLVVHNISLPPGQFGGPYIEEFFTGNLDPNEHPFFEVIHKMGVSAHCLIKRDGEIVQFVSFLDRAWHAGQSSFAGRERCNDYSIGIELEGTEFVAYTEEQYQSLTALTQAIMHAYPQITLPRITGHQYIAPLRKADPGLSFDWIKYRGQLKRGL
- the nadC gene encoding carboxylating nicotinate-nucleotide diphosphorylase, producing the protein MKNTHNSQERLEYLKQQLPLEITRAVADTLKEDLGGTLDADKDITASLIPADAINTATIITREHGVFCGQAWADEVFKQLGGKVTIEWHVNDGDKVEPNQTLCTLTGPARDLLTGERNAMNFIQTLSGCATITAEYADRIAHTECRLLDTRKTIPGLRSALKYAVACGGGFNHRIGVFDAYLIKENHIIACGGITQAISTAKELNPGKPVEVETESLDELKEAIEAGADIIMLDNFTTDMMREAVAINADRAALENSGNVTLETIAEYAETGVDYISVGALTKHLKALDLSMRFK
- a CDS encoding pilin yields the protein MRTNKHMKQKGFTLIELMMVVAVIGVLAMVAIPQYQKYVAKAEVAAALSLMTGVKTNVEAYTAEYGAFPAASESSALGVPSVIPQGTIAFEPDASSASGSIRFTFATDSSPKLVGNDFALIRNINGGWTCTASGADSAVESALLPKTCKS